In Ensifer canadensis, a genomic segment contains:
- a CDS encoding (R)-mandelonitrile lyase, translated as MNIRRSGSQPSAKGPADYFTGTVRIDAPFNGSSPARVGGATVTFEPAARTAWHTHPLGQTLIVLSGLGRVQREGGPVEEIRPGDIVWFEPGEKHWHGASPSAAMTHVAIAEALDGKVVDWMEKVSDADYGAEIRAD; from the coding sequence ATGAACATCAGACGAAGCGGCTCGCAGCCCTCGGCCAAGGGCCCGGCGGATTATTTCACCGGCACGGTGCGCATCGATGCCCCCTTCAACGGCTCGTCCCCTGCCCGCGTCGGTGGCGCCACCGTCACGTTCGAGCCCGCCGCCCGCACCGCCTGGCACACCCATCCGCTCGGCCAGACACTGATCGTCCTATCCGGCCTTGGCCGCGTCCAGCGCGAAGGCGGTCCGGTCGAGGAAATCCGCCCCGGTGATATCGTCTGGTTCGAACCGGGCGAGAAGCATTGGCACGGCGCCTCGCCTTCCGCCGCCATGACCCATGTCGCGATCGCCGAAGCCCTCGACGGCAAGGTCGTCGACTGGATGGAGAAGGTCAGCGATGCGGACTATGGCGCCGAAATCAGGGCCGACTGA
- a CDS encoding aldo/keto reductase encodes MEKRTLGKSGLEVSALGLGCMGLSYGYGPATEKQAAIALIRTAFERGVTFFDTAEAYGPYQNEELLGEALAPMRNKVVIATKFGFDFDNQGGQSGMNSRPDQIRKVADAALKRLKTDVIDLFYQHRVDPNVPIEDVAGTVQRLISEGKVRHFGLSEAGAETIRKAHAEQKVAALQSEYSLWWREPEAEILPLLEELGIGFVPFSPLGKGFLTGAINADTTFDAKDFRNVVPRFTPEARKANQALVDLLGQIAARKGKTPAQVALAWLLAQQPWIVPIPGTTKLPRLEENIGAAAVRLTSDDRGEIDDALAKVTIEGDRYPAHLQARVGR; translated from the coding sequence ATGGAAAAGCGCACACTCGGCAAAAGCGGCCTTGAAGTCTCCGCCCTCGGCCTCGGCTGCATGGGCCTCAGCTACGGCTATGGCCCGGCAACGGAGAAGCAAGCGGCAATCGCCCTCATCCGCACCGCGTTCGAGCGCGGCGTCACCTTCTTCGACACCGCCGAGGCCTATGGCCCCTACCAAAACGAAGAACTGCTCGGCGAGGCGCTCGCGCCGATGCGCAACAAGGTGGTGATCGCCACCAAGTTCGGTTTCGACTTTGACAACCAAGGTGGCCAGAGCGGCATGAACAGCCGGCCGGATCAGATCCGCAAGGTCGCCGATGCGGCACTGAAGCGCCTGAAGACGGACGTCATCGACCTCTTCTACCAGCATCGTGTCGATCCCAATGTGCCGATCGAGGACGTGGCCGGCACGGTGCAGCGGCTGATCAGCGAAGGCAAGGTCAGGCATTTCGGCCTTTCCGAAGCCGGCGCCGAGACCATCCGCAAGGCCCATGCGGAACAGAAGGTCGCTGCACTCCAGAGCGAGTATTCGCTGTGGTGGCGCGAACCGGAGGCCGAAATCCTGCCGCTGCTCGAAGAGCTCGGCATCGGCTTCGTACCCTTCAGCCCGCTCGGCAAGGGGTTCCTGACCGGCGCCATCAACGCCGACACCACCTTCGACGCCAAGGATTTCCGCAATGTCGTGCCGCGCTTCACGCCGGAGGCGCGCAAGGCCAATCAGGCGCTGGTCGATCTCCTGGGCCAGATCGCTGCCCGCAAGGGAAAAACGCCGGCGCAGGTAGCACTCGCCTGGCTGCTGGCGCAACAGCCTTGGATCGTGCCGATCCCCGGCACCACCAAGCTGCCCCGGCTCGAGGAAAACATCGGCGCCGCGGCCGTACGGCTGACCTCGGACGATCGCGGCGAAATCGACGATGCGCTCGCCAAGGTCACCATCGAGGGCGATCGTTATCCGGCCCACCTGCAGGCGCGCGTCGGCCGCTGA
- a CDS encoding SDR family oxidoreductase — translation MTENIKDKVVVITGASSGLGEATVRRLAGDGARLVLGARRIDRLRALADELSLGKQAAVQTDVTSFEEVKRLVDHAVRLHGRIDVMLNNAGLMPHSPLERCKVEDWDRTIDVNLKGVLYGIGAALPHMKQQKSGHIINVSSVAGHKVGPGGAVYAATKHAVRVISEGLRQEVKPYNIRTTIISPGAVATELPDSVTETDVAENVRALYERIAIPADSFARAVVYAMSQPEDVDINEILFRPTSQEY, via the coding sequence ATGACAGAGAATATCAAGGACAAGGTGGTCGTCATCACCGGCGCCAGCAGCGGCCTTGGCGAAGCGACGGTGCGGCGGCTTGCCGGTGACGGCGCCAGGCTGGTGCTGGGCGCGCGCCGCATCGACCGGCTGCGGGCGCTTGCCGACGAGCTATCGCTCGGCAAGCAAGCTGCCGTTCAGACCGACGTAACGTCGTTCGAGGAGGTCAAGCGCCTGGTCGATCACGCCGTCCGGCTCCATGGCCGCATCGACGTCATGCTCAACAATGCCGGGCTGATGCCGCACTCGCCATTGGAGCGCTGCAAGGTCGAGGATTGGGACCGCACCATCGACGTCAACCTCAAGGGCGTGCTCTACGGCATCGGTGCTGCACTTCCTCACATGAAGCAGCAGAAGAGCGGCCACATCATCAACGTCTCCTCGGTCGCCGGCCACAAGGTCGGCCCCGGCGGTGCCGTCTATGCCGCCACCAAACACGCCGTACGCGTGATTTCCGAGGGGCTGCGGCAGGAGGTGAAACCCTACAATATCCGCACCACCATCATCTCGCCGGGGGCGGTCGCGACCGAACTGCCCGACAGCGTCACCGAGACTGATGTCGCCGAGAATGTCCGCGCGCTCTACGAGCGTATCGCCATCCCCGCCGACAGCTTTGCCCGCGCCGTGGTCTACGCCATGAGCCAGCCGGAGGATGTCGACATCAACGAGATCCTGTTCCGGCCGACCAGCCAGGAATATTGA
- the gcvA gene encoding transcriptional regulator GcvA, whose translation MSRMLPGTRALRTFEAAGRHLNFTRAADEVGLTPAAVSYQIKEIEDQLGLVLFTRTSRSIQLTPAGAVVFEAAVQALETLQRAVGRARRMARGAQQLRVSLSPRFATNWLLPRLSQFRAANPTIELTFDISDEVRDFDADDVDIAIRFGSGRYAQTRSERLFEAVIAPVCSPKLIAASGRPKTPRDLFAQTLCHVECYTEGMLWPNWRMWMAAAGIDDFDDSRCVAFTDTSHVVEAVIDGGAVGLVDLAMIRNELAEGRLVQLFDIGVSVAEDYAYHLVYPESSGQDPRVLAFCDWMLGEVGQGAKPAAIASVAAG comes from the coding sequence ATGAGCCGAATGCTGCCAGGAACCCGCGCGCTCAGAACCTTCGAGGCTGCCGGTCGCCATCTCAATTTCACCCGTGCGGCCGACGAAGTCGGGCTGACGCCGGCGGCGGTCAGCTACCAGATCAAGGAAATCGAGGATCAACTCGGCCTCGTGCTGTTCACCCGCACCAGCCGCAGCATCCAGCTGACGCCGGCCGGCGCCGTGGTGTTCGAGGCAGCGGTCCAGGCGCTCGAGACGCTGCAGCGGGCGGTCGGCCGTGCGCGCCGGATGGCGCGCGGCGCCCAGCAGTTGCGCGTGTCGCTCAGCCCGCGTTTTGCCACCAACTGGCTGTTGCCGCGGCTGTCGCAATTTCGTGCCGCCAACCCGACGATCGAGCTGACATTCGACATCAGCGACGAGGTCAGGGATTTCGACGCCGACGATGTCGATATCGCCATCCGCTTCGGCTCCGGCCGTTATGCGCAGACGCGGTCTGAGCGCCTGTTCGAGGCGGTGATCGCCCCGGTCTGCAGCCCGAAGCTGATCGCTGCCAGCGGACGGCCGAAGACGCCACGCGATCTCTTCGCTCAGACGCTTTGCCATGTCGAATGCTATACCGAAGGCATGCTGTGGCCGAACTGGCGCATGTGGATGGCGGCTGCCGGCATCGATGATTTCGACGACAGCCGATGCGTGGCCTTTACCGACACCAGCCATGTGGTCGAGGCCGTTATCGATGGTGGCGCTGTCGGCCTTGTCGATCTCGCGATGATCCGCAACGAACTTGCCGAGGGACGGCTGGTGCAGCTGTTCGACATCGGCGTCAGCGTCGCCGAGGACTATGCCTATCACCTCGTCTATCCCGAAAGCTCTGGCCAGGATCCGCGGGTTCTGGCGTTTTGCGACTGGATGCTGGGCGAGGTTGGCCAGGGAGCGAAACCGGCGGCAATTGCCTCCGTAGCAGCCGGCTGA
- a CDS encoding MFS transporter, with amino-acid sequence MSVGLTPSDGRADSAALAPGQNDALHWPARLWVALFIFSGVILLDGLDISMIAVAIPEIQHEFGISAATAQWLVSAYILAFGGFLLLGGRCADLFGRRRVLVVGLGVFAVVSLFGMVTNDPILLIVSRFIKGMTAGFTGPAAMSLLTTTFPEGPHRNKAFGIFNLFEASGYSSGLLVGGLLAGLDWRYIFVLPAPIAVLLMLAALRFLPPDAPRAERLRPDVGGAVTLVAGMLLLVFTVASTADAGWTSLRTTGGLALSALLLITFLLIEHHVEQPLIRLGIFRNRGLVAANVSAALLYGGAMGFQFLIALYLQNLQGWKPIHMALMLLPAGLMVVILGPKLGALMNRFGVRRVLMVGLVAFVPCYLLMLRIGPTPDLWTVLLPASLLWGIGFALSISALMVVGTSGVADEEQGLAAGLLNSSLQVGGACGLAVVTAAIMPGTQLAMLYPGVIVILAFAILTLLAQLIHRRR; translated from the coding sequence ATGTCAGTTGGCTTGACCCCGAGCGATGGGCGGGCAGATAGCGCTGCCCTTGCGCCCGGTCAGAACGACGCGCTGCATTGGCCGGCGCGCCTTTGGGTAGCGCTCTTCATCTTCAGCGGGGTGATCCTGCTCGACGGGCTCGATATCTCGATGATTGCCGTAGCGATCCCCGAAATCCAGCATGAGTTCGGTATCAGTGCAGCCACCGCACAATGGCTGGTCAGCGCCTATATCCTCGCCTTCGGCGGCTTCCTGCTTCTGGGCGGGCGCTGTGCGGATCTGTTCGGCCGCAGGCGTGTGTTGGTCGTCGGGCTCGGTGTCTTTGCCGTGGTGTCGCTGTTCGGCATGGTCACCAACGACCCGATCCTTTTGATCGTTTCGCGCTTCATCAAGGGCATGACCGCAGGTTTCACCGGACCGGCGGCCATGTCGTTGCTGACCACGACCTTCCCGGAAGGCCCCCACCGCAACAAGGCTTTCGGCATCTTCAACCTCTTCGAGGCTTCGGGCTACTCCTCCGGCCTGCTCGTCGGCGGGCTGCTCGCCGGGCTGGACTGGCGCTACATCTTCGTGCTGCCGGCGCCGATCGCGGTGCTGTTGATGCTGGCTGCTTTGCGCTTCCTGCCGCCGGATGCGCCGCGCGCCGAGCGCCTGCGGCCGGATGTCGGCGGCGCGGTCACCCTCGTCGCCGGCATGCTGCTGCTCGTCTTCACCGTCGCCTCGACGGCCGATGCCGGCTGGACCTCGCTGCGCACGACCGGTGGCCTTGCGCTCTCCGCCCTGCTGCTCATCACTTTCCTGCTGATCGAGCACCATGTCGAGCAGCCGCTGATCCGGCTCGGCATCTTTCGCAACCGCGGCCTAGTAGCCGCCAATGTCAGCGCCGCCCTGCTCTATGGCGGCGCGATGGGCTTTCAATTCCTGATCGCTCTCTATCTGCAGAACCTCCAGGGTTGGAAACCGATACATATGGCTTTGATGCTCCTGCCGGCCGGTCTCATGGTGGTCATCCTCGGGCCGAAACTGGGGGCATTGATGAACCGTTTCGGCGTCCGTCGCGTGTTGATGGTTGGACTTGTGGCCTTCGTGCCCTGCTATCTCCTGATGCTGCGGATCGGCCCGACGCCTGACCTGTGGACCGTATTGCTGCCGGCATCGCTGCTCTGGGGCATTGGCTTTGCGCTCAGCATCTCGGCGCTGATGGTCGTCGGGACCAGTGGTGTCGCAGACGAGGAACAGGGGCTGGCCGCCGGACTGCTCAACAGCTCGCTGCAGGTCGGCGGCGCCTGCGGACTTGCCGTCGTCACCGCCGCGATCATGCCCGGCACGCAACTCGCCATGCTCTATCCCGGCGTCATCGTCATCCTGGCCTTTGCTATCCTGACGCTGCTGGCGCAATTGATCCATCGCCGCCGCTGA
- a CDS encoding DUF4180 domain-containing protein: MEQLVEIGNTRVLRCADEGGLLRVAGDANDFLGDAWAHSADMLAIPVTRLGPDFLNLSTRVAGEVFQKFVNYRMKCAIVGDISGALESSKALGDFVRETNKGNALWFVHDFDALRLKLASAA; this comes from the coding sequence ATGGAACAGCTCGTCGAAATCGGAAATACGCGTGTTCTCAGATGCGCAGACGAAGGCGGCCTGCTGCGGGTCGCAGGCGACGCCAATGATTTTCTTGGCGATGCCTGGGCCCATAGTGCCGATATGCTCGCGATCCCGGTCACGCGCCTCGGCCCGGATTTCCTCAACCTCAGCACGCGCGTCGCCGGCGAGGTCTTCCAGAAGTTCGTGAACTACCGCATGAAATGCGCCATCGTCGGCGATATCTCTGGGGCGCTTGAAAGCAGCAAGGCGCTTGGCGACTTCGTTCGCGAAACCAACAAGGGCAATGCGCTCTGGTTTGTGCACGATTTCGATGCGCTTCGCCTCAAGCTCGCCAGCGCCGCCTGA
- a CDS encoding siderophore-interacting protein: protein MDNSQPSFHSASTPRIERVRHDLKRRTLTVTDVERITPGMLRITLSGDDLADFVSLGADDHVKILVPSAEGTEERRDYTPRRYDAAARTLVLDFALHEAGPITEWAMNARPGDGLSVGGPRGSAVISNVERWLLIGDETALPAIGRRIEEATAGARITSIAAVADAAEQQAFETKADLTCHWVYRPLHQATDASALLAILSSVVIEPNTFVWVAAEASVTRAIRAHLTEERGYPLSWIKASGYWVKGKADSTEKFE from the coding sequence ATGGACAACAGCCAACCCTCTTTCCACAGTGCTTCCACCCCAAGGATCGAGCGTGTGCGTCACGATCTCAAGCGACGCACGCTCACTGTTACCGATGTCGAGCGGATCACGCCCGGCATGCTGCGCATCACGCTCTCTGGCGATGACCTTGCCGATTTCGTCAGCCTTGGCGCCGATGATCACGTCAAGATCCTGGTGCCTTCAGCCGAGGGCACGGAGGAGCGGCGGGACTATACGCCGCGCCGCTACGATGCCGCCGCCCGCACGCTGGTGCTTGATTTCGCGCTGCACGAGGCCGGGCCGATCACGGAGTGGGCAATGAACGCGCGCCCGGGCGATGGCTTGAGCGTCGGCGGCCCACGCGGCTCGGCGGTTATTTCCAACGTCGAGCGCTGGCTGCTGATCGGCGACGAGACAGCGCTGCCGGCGATCGGTCGGCGGATCGAGGAGGCCACTGCCGGCGCCCGTATCACCAGCATTGCCGCCGTCGCTGACGCTGCCGAGCAACAGGCGTTCGAGACGAAGGCCGACCTGACGTGCCACTGGGTCTATCGCCCCTTGCATCAGGCGACCGACGCCTCGGCGCTTCTCGCCATCCTTAGCTCTGTCGTCATCGAGCCCAACACTTTCGTCTGGGTCGCGGCCGAAGCCTCGGTGACGCGGGCGATCCGCGCGCATCTCACCGAGGAACGTGGCTATCCGCTCTCCTGGATCAAGGCATCGGGATATTGGGTCAAGGGCAAGGCGGATAGCACGGAGAAGTTTGAGTAA
- a CDS encoding DUF1254 domain-containing protein: MVTTTTHRPILAVTAIAAILAVRQAAAEPVRISPAWATSMPAGPVSGTRITADYAKLVVSDAYFWAWPMVNMFNRRLAFSKIPQRIYSGAAPMAPINSLTMLTDYIEPDERLVACPNQDVVYGAGLLGLDQSPVVIQVPDFKDRFWVYQVVDLRTDSFAQLGKMYGTQPGFYLLVGPNWQGEVPKGITKVFRASTNTANVIPRVFQDDTPEDKAAIQEVLKGITLYPLSEFDGTMKSVDWSTVKKVPASGDGSAETQWVVPEKFIDELPLVLADAPPLPGEEARYAQVLAVAEAAKADPAIRKAVDEAAVEAEERLVKPLFQFRNYGLPLTHNWTTTSNNAAFGTDYYTRTAVAKSNIFVNAPSETKYFYQDLDQASARLNGKNSYTVTFAKGEAPAVNGFWSLTLYNEHHFFEPNDIKRYSLGTKNKSLKYNADGSLTIYVQSEPPKEDLRDNWLPAPEDGDFSLYIRAYWPKPTVVDGTWTPPAVDKAG; the protein is encoded by the coding sequence ATGGTCACCACCACAACCCATCGCCCGATCCTGGCCGTGACCGCGATTGCCGCGATCCTTGCTGTTCGCCAAGCAGCGGCAGAACCGGTACGGATCTCGCCCGCCTGGGCCACCTCCATGCCCGCCGGCCCGGTTTCAGGCACGCGGATCACCGCCGACTATGCAAAGCTCGTCGTCAGCGATGCCTATTTCTGGGCATGGCCGATGGTCAACATGTTCAATCGGCGGCTGGCCTTTTCCAAGATTCCGCAGCGGATCTATTCCGGTGCCGCCCCGATGGCGCCGATCAACAGCCTGACGATGCTGACGGACTATATCGAGCCGGATGAGCGGCTGGTGGCCTGCCCGAACCAGGACGTGGTCTATGGCGCAGGGCTGCTGGGGCTCGACCAATCGCCGGTTGTCATTCAGGTCCCAGACTTCAAGGATCGCTTCTGGGTCTATCAGGTCGTCGACCTCAGGACCGACAGCTTTGCCCAGCTCGGCAAGATGTATGGCACGCAGCCGGGATTCTACCTGCTCGTCGGGCCGAACTGGCAGGGGGAGGTTCCCAAGGGCATCACCAAGGTTTTCCGCGCCTCGACCAACACCGCCAACGTCATTCCGCGCGTCTTCCAGGACGATACGCCTGAGGACAAGGCAGCCATCCAGGAGGTGCTGAAGGGCATCACGCTCTATCCGTTGTCGGAATTCGACGGCACGATGAAGTCGGTCGACTGGAGCACGGTCAAGAAGGTGCCGGCCTCCGGTGACGGATCGGCGGAAACGCAATGGGTGGTGCCGGAGAAATTCATCGACGAGTTGCCGCTGGTTCTCGCCGATGCGCCGCCCTTGCCGGGCGAAGAGGCGCGCTACGCCCAGGTGCTTGCGGTCGCTGAAGCGGCCAAGGCCGACCCGGCTATTCGCAAAGCGGTGGACGAGGCGGCTGTGGAGGCAGAGGAGCGGCTGGTCAAGCCGCTGTTCCAGTTCCGCAACTACGGCCTGCCCTTGACGCACAATTGGACGACGACGTCGAACAACGCGGCGTTCGGCACGGACTATTACACCCGTACGGCCGTCGCCAAGTCGAACATCTTCGTCAACGCGCCATCCGAGACCAAGTATTTCTACCAGGATCTCGATCAGGCGAGCGCACGCCTGAACGGCAAGAACAGCTACACCGTGACCTTTGCCAAGGGCGAAGCACCTGCGGTCAATGGATTCTGGTCGTTGACGCTCTACAACGAGCACCACTTCTTCGAGCCGAACGATATCAAGCGCTATTCTCTCGGCACCAAGAACAAGTCACTGAAATACAATGCCGATGGATCATTGACGATCTACGTCCAGTCCGAGCCGCCGAAGGAGGACCTTCGCGACAACTGGCTGCCGGCGCCGGAGGACGGGGATTTCTCGCTCTACATCCGCGCCTACTGGCCAAAGCCGACGGTTGTCGACGGCACATGGACGCCGCCGGCGGTCGACAAGGCGGGATAG
- a CDS encoding DUF1254 domain-containing protein yields MPRYTILATGLTAGLLALSTMTSTTVAADARDLARAPYTKGYLSPDSVTALQKELIFQRAVQTYLWALPALNMYGMKEGSEAKFGKGYNVLPIFKKRLDAKTLITTPNSDVIYGLGYLDLKQDGPMVIEVPPGLQGILDDFFQRPIPSEGEIGGRKWAGDVGLPGPDQGKGGKYLILPPDYEGGIPDGYFTYRSGTYGVFVFWRGFFKDPKQLEEPVKVMEQTRIYPLGKEATAKKMEFPDASGVAVNMLYPQDGAAFDMLARFVEHEYVDPKDFEMRGMAADLGIIKGQAFAPDEEMRKLLDDAAKTASRMAHGLGYGPTSLRYYEDRQWLNPFSTNADFTADSYNQLDARSSFFTYAYSTSPGMAINMENVGAKYPNAFRDADGDYLSGDVNYKLTLPKDIPAKIFWSVTVYDPVTGSGLDNGQPFPSLNTMDKPVQNADGSTDIYFGPKSPGEGKNWIATIPDQGFFTILRLYGPTKAFFDKSWKPGDLEKVK; encoded by the coding sequence ATGCCACGATACACTATTCTAGCTACTGGCCTGACTGCGGGCCTTCTCGCCCTTTCGACGATGACCTCAACCACTGTCGCTGCCGACGCGCGCGATCTGGCGCGCGCGCCCTACACCAAGGGATATCTGTCGCCGGACAGCGTCACCGCGCTGCAGAAAGAGTTGATCTTCCAGCGGGCGGTGCAGACCTATCTCTGGGCGCTGCCGGCGCTCAACATGTACGGCATGAAGGAAGGCTCGGAGGCCAAATTCGGCAAAGGCTACAATGTCCTGCCGATCTTCAAGAAGCGGCTTGATGCCAAGACGCTGATCACCACGCCCAATTCCGATGTGATCTATGGGCTCGGCTATCTCGACCTCAAGCAAGACGGGCCGATGGTGATCGAGGTTCCGCCCGGACTTCAGGGGATCCTCGACGATTTCTTCCAGCGGCCGATCCCGTCTGAAGGCGAGATCGGCGGACGCAAATGGGCGGGTGATGTCGGGCTGCCCGGACCGGACCAGGGCAAGGGCGGAAAGTATCTGATCCTGCCGCCGGACTATGAGGGCGGAATTCCCGACGGCTACTTCACCTATCGCTCCGGAACCTATGGCGTCTTCGTCTTCTGGCGCGGCTTCTTCAAGGACCCGAAGCAACTGGAAGAGCCGGTGAAGGTGATGGAACAGACCCGCATCTATCCGCTCGGCAAGGAGGCGACGGCGAAGAAGATGGAGTTCCCCGATGCCTCAGGCGTGGCGGTCAACATGCTCTATCCGCAGGATGGCGCGGCCTTCGACATGCTGGCGCGCTTCGTCGAGCACGAATATGTCGACCCCAAGGATTTCGAGATGCGCGGCATGGCCGCCGATCTCGGCATCATCAAGGGGCAGGCGTTTGCGCCCGACGAAGAGATGCGCAAGCTGCTCGACGATGCGGCCAAGACCGCCTCGCGCATGGCGCATGGCCTAGGCTATGGGCCGACCTCGTTGAGATATTACGAGGACCGACAGTGGCTGAACCCGTTTTCGACCAATGCCGATTTCACCGCCGACAGCTACAACCAGCTTGATGCCCGCTCCAGCTTCTTCACCTATGCCTATTCGACCAGCCCGGGCATGGCGATCAACATGGAGAATGTCGGCGCCAAATATCCCAATGCCTTCAGGGACGCCGACGGCGACTATCTCTCGGGCGACGTGAACTACAAGCTGACCCTGCCCAAGGATATCCCGGCCAAGATCTTCTGGTCGGTGACGGTCTACGATCCGGTCACCGGATCGGGCCTTGACAACGGCCAGCCGTTCCCCTCGCTCAACACCATGGACAAGCCGGTCCAGAATGCCGACGGCTCGACCGATATCTATTTCGGGCCGAAGTCGCCGGGTGAGGGGAAGAACTGGATCGCCACGATTCCCGACCAGGGCTTCTTCACGATCCTGCGCCTCTACGGCCCGACCAAGGCCTTCTTCGACAAGAGCTGGAAGCCCGGCGATCTGGAGAAGGTCAAGTAA
- a CDS encoding PLP-dependent aminotransferase family protein, translated as MLDWDHIFATRASRMRASEIRELLKLLDRPDIISFAGGIPDPELFPDVEFKDAYAEIFSGPAVSAALQYSVSEGYKPLREWLAKQMEKIGIPAGVDNIFITSGSQQGLDYIGKLFLSPNDTALVTWPTYLGALQAFNAYEPHYDQLNPGGNRTPAAYAEAAKAAGGRVKFAYLSADFSNPTGETVDRAGRERVLDLAEELDIAVIEDAAYQSLRYDGEAIPPILALEIARKGDINHTRTVYCGSFSKTLAPGLRVGWVCASETVIRKLVLLKQAADLHSSTINQMAICTVAERGFDAQVAKIHRVYKHRRSAMLAALEKYMPDGVTWTKPEGGMFVWVTLPKGMDGTALLAKSLETAKVAFVPGRAFFADGSGENTLRVSFSCANDKMIEEGIRRLSDLVRGEAAALAA; from the coding sequence ATGCTCGACTGGGACCATATATTCGCGACGCGCGCCAGCAGGATGCGCGCCTCGGAAATCCGCGAACTGTTGAAACTGCTCGACCGCCCCGACATCATCTCGTTTGCCGGTGGCATTCCCGATCCCGAGCTGTTTCCGGATGTGGAGTTTAAGGACGCATATGCGGAGATCTTCTCCGGCCCCGCCGTCAGCGCTGCGCTGCAGTATTCCGTCAGCGAAGGCTACAAGCCGCTGCGTGAATGGCTCGCCAAGCAGATGGAAAAGATCGGCATTCCAGCCGGTGTCGACAACATTTTCATCACCTCGGGTTCGCAGCAGGGCCTCGACTATATCGGCAAGCTGTTCCTGTCGCCCAACGACACGGCGCTCGTGACCTGGCCGACGTATCTCGGCGCGCTGCAGGCGTTCAACGCCTATGAGCCGCATTATGACCAGCTGAACCCGGGCGGCAACCGCACGCCTGCGGCCTATGCCGAGGCCGCGAAAGCCGCCGGCGGCCGCGTCAAGTTCGCCTATCTCTCGGCCGACTTCTCCAACCCGACGGGCGAGACGGTGGACCGGGCAGGGCGCGAACGGGTGCTCGACCTTGCCGAAGAGCTCGACATTGCCGTTATCGAAGACGCCGCCTACCAGTCGCTGCGCTACGACGGCGAGGCGATCCCGCCGATCCTGGCGTTGGAAATCGCCCGCAAGGGCGACATCAACCACACCCGCACCGTCTATTGCGGTTCGTTCTCCAAGACGCTGGCGCCGGGTCTGCGCGTCGGCTGGGTCTGCGCCTCGGAAACGGTGATCCGCAAGCTCGTTCTCTTGAAGCAGGCGGCCGACCTGCATTCCTCGACCATCAACCAGATGGCGATCTGCACGGTTGCCGAGCGTGGTTTCGACGCGCAGGTCGCCAAGATCCACAGGGTCTACAAGCACCGCCGCAGCGCCATGCTGGCAGCCCTTGAAAAGTACATGCCCGATGGCGTGACCTGGACCAAGCCGGAAGGCGGCATGTTCGTCTGGGTGACGCTGCCCAAGGGCATGGACGGAACGGCGCTTCTGGCGAAATCGCTGGAGACGGCCAAGGTCGCCTTCGTGCCCGGCCGCGCCTTCTTTGCCGACGGTTCGGGCGAGAACACGCTGCGCGTTTCCTTCTCCTGCGCCAACGACAAGATGATCGAAGAGGGCATCCGCCGTCTCAGCGATCTCGTGCGCGGCGAAGCCGCGGCACTGGCGGCCTGA